The following proteins are encoded in a genomic region of Thermococcus henrietii:
- a CDS encoding potassium channel family protein: MLPVTVVRRLLRVRVKVSRNRLIQIALAVLLLAIAFATAFAYFEGVDFFTAFYWAVITMATIGYGDVTPKTEAGRIVAMVASVAGISTFTALVSLLAENFISSSLRRMMGMHRVNYTNHYLVIGQGSSVSTCVNELIGAIERGELRLAPIVVVFPSEEERKKVELPEEIEVLIGDPTNRETLERARVEKASHVILALEDDSKAVFVTLMVKRMSNAKVLVEVLSEDSVELLREAGADRVIVSRSLAGRLLASSVFEPEVVDVIDDITSSVKGYDVTVMEGRDFWGRPYIEALRELKETKNLFLLGYYLDGPVLNPPLDEPIPEGARLIVLRGFISTGKS, encoded by the coding sequence ATGCTACCCGTAACCGTCGTGAGGCGACTGCTCCGCGTGAGGGTCAAGGTGAGCAGAAACCGCTTAATCCAGATAGCCCTCGCGGTTCTTCTATTGGCAATAGCGTTTGCGACCGCGTTTGCTTACTTTGAGGGCGTTGACTTCTTCACGGCCTTCTACTGGGCAGTCATAACGATGGCGACCATCGGCTATGGCGACGTTACCCCCAAGACTGAGGCGGGGAGAATCGTTGCAATGGTTGCCTCCGTGGCCGGAATCTCGACATTCACTGCCCTAGTTTCCCTTCTGGCCGAGAACTTTATTTCCTCGTCCCTCAGGAGGATGATGGGCATGCACCGGGTTAACTACACCAACCACTACCTGGTAATCGGGCAGGGGAGTAGTGTTTCAACCTGCGTTAACGAACTTATCGGCGCAATCGAGCGCGGTGAGCTGAGGTTGGCCCCGATTGTTGTTGTCTTTCCCAGCGAGGAGGAGCGCAAGAAGGTTGAGCTTCCAGAGGAAATAGAGGTCCTCATAGGGGACCCCACCAACAGGGAGACCCTTGAGAGGGCCCGTGTTGAAAAGGCTTCCCACGTAATCTTGGCCCTCGAAGACGACTCAAAGGCAGTCTTCGTGACCCTCATGGTGAAGAGGATGTCAAATGCAAAGGTTCTAGTTGAGGTCTTGAGCGAGGACAGCGTTGAGCTCCTGAGGGAGGCCGGTGCTGATAGGGTCATCGTGAGCAGAAGCCTGGCGGGAAGACTCCTCGCGAGTTCTGTCTTCGAGCCCGAGGTGGTTGACGTTATAGACGACATAACGAGCTCGGTTAAGGGTTACGACGTCACCGTGATGGAAGGGCGGGACTTCTGGGGCAGACCGTACATAGAAGCCCTCCGCGAGCTCAAGGAGACGAAGAACCTGTTTCTCCTGGGCTACTATCTCGATGGTCCGGTTCTCAATCCCCCGCTCGACGAACCGATTCCTGAGGGTGCCCGACTGATAGTTCTGAGGGGCTTCATTTCCACTGGAAAATCCTGA
- the radA gene encoding DNA repair and recombination protein RadA yields MAKKKVEEVKELEEFEELEIAESSPSSSSKKKKEKEIRTLEDLPGVGPATAEKLREAGYDSIEAIAVASPLELKEIAGISEGAALKIIQAAREAANIGTFMRADEYMEKRKTIGKISTGSKSLDKLLGGGIETQAITEVFGEFGSGKTQLAHTLAVMVQKPPEEGGLGGSVIWIDTENTFRPERIRQIAEARGLDPDETLKNIYVARAFNSNHQMLLVEKAEEIIKEKASTDRPVKLLVVDSLMAHFRSEYVGRGTLAERQQKLAKHLSDLHRLADLYDIAVFVTNQVQAKPDAFFGDPTRPVGGHILAHSATLRIYLRKGKAGKRVARLIDSPHLPEGEAVFRITEKGVED; encoded by the coding sequence ATGGCGAAGAAGAAGGTTGAAGAGGTTAAAGAGCTTGAGGAGTTCGAGGAGCTTGAAATAGCCGAAAGCTCACCGTCATCGTCTTCAAAGAAGAAAAAGGAAAAGGAAATCCGAACCCTTGAGGATTTGCCTGGCGTTGGTCCAGCTACCGCTGAGAAGCTTCGTGAGGCCGGCTACGACAGTATTGAGGCCATAGCCGTTGCTTCACCGCTCGAGCTCAAGGAGATAGCCGGAATAAGCGAAGGTGCCGCACTCAAGATAATCCAGGCCGCTAGGGAAGCCGCGAACATCGGAACCTTCATGCGCGCCGACGAGTACATGGAGAAGAGAAAGACCATCGGCAAGATTTCCACTGGAAGCAAGAGCCTCGACAAGCTCCTCGGAGGTGGAATAGAGACGCAGGCCATAACCGAGGTCTTCGGTGAGTTCGGTTCCGGAAAGACCCAGCTCGCACACACCCTCGCCGTCATGGTCCAGAAACCGCCGGAGGAAGGCGGGCTCGGTGGTTCGGTGATATGGATTGACACCGAGAACACCTTTAGGCCCGAGAGGATAAGGCAGATAGCCGAGGCTCGGGGTTTGGACCCCGACGAGACGCTCAAGAACATCTACGTTGCGAGGGCCTTCAACAGCAACCACCAGATGCTTCTTGTGGAGAAGGCCGAGGAGATAATCAAGGAGAAAGCCTCAACTGACAGGCCCGTTAAGCTCCTCGTCGTGGACTCCCTCATGGCCCACTTCAGGAGCGAGTACGTCGGCAGGGGAACCCTCGCCGAGAGACAGCAGAAGCTGGCGAAGCACCTCTCCGATTTACACCGCTTGGCAGACCTCTACGACATAGCGGTCTTCGTGACGAACCAGGTGCAGGCGAAACCAGATGCCTTCTTCGGCGACCCGACGAGGCCCGTCGGCGGTCACATACTCGCTCACAGCGCGACGCTCAGAATCTACCTCAGGAAGGGCAAGGCCGGAAAGCGCGTTGCAAGGCTCATAGACAGCCCGCACCTGCCCGAGGGAGAGGCCGTCTTCAGGATTACCGAGAAGGGGGTTGAGGATTAA
- a CDS encoding S-methyl-5'-thioadenosine phosphorylase, which produces MPRIGIIGGSGVYGVFEPKETVKVHTPYGRPSAPVEIGEIEGVEVAFIPRHGKHHEFPPHEVPYRANIWALKELGVERVIGVTAVGSLREEYKPGDIVITDQFIDFTKKRDYTFYNGPRVAHVSMADPFCPEMRRIFYETAKELGFPVHEKGTYVCIEGPRFSTRAESFMFRQYAHIIGMTLVPEVNLARELGMCYVNIATVTDYDVWADKPVDAQEVLKVMAENNYKVQELLKKGIPRIPEEGKCGCGDVLKTMFV; this is translated from the coding sequence ATGCCGAGGATAGGCATCATAGGCGGTTCCGGGGTTTACGGCGTCTTCGAGCCGAAGGAGACGGTCAAGGTTCACACGCCCTACGGCAGGCCCTCGGCTCCGGTGGAAATCGGCGAAATCGAGGGCGTTGAGGTTGCTTTTATACCAAGACACGGCAAGCACCACGAGTTCCCGCCCCACGAGGTTCCATACCGCGCGAACATCTGGGCGCTCAAGGAGCTGGGAGTCGAGAGGGTCATAGGCGTTACCGCCGTCGGTTCACTCCGCGAGGAGTACAAGCCCGGCGATATAGTGATAACCGACCAGTTCATTGACTTCACCAAAAAGAGGGACTACACCTTCTACAACGGCCCGCGCGTGGCCCACGTTTCGATGGCCGACCCCTTCTGCCCCGAGATGAGGAGGATATTCTACGAAACTGCCAAGGAGCTCGGCTTCCCCGTCCACGAGAAGGGCACCTACGTCTGCATCGAAGGCCCAAGGTTCTCAACGCGCGCCGAGAGCTTCATGTTCAGGCAGTACGCCCACATCATCGGAATGACGCTCGTTCCCGAGGTAAACCTAGCTAGGGAGCTCGGAATGTGCTACGTGAACATCGCAACGGTCACCGACTACGACGTCTGGGCCGACAAGCCGGTTGATGCCCAGGAAGTCCTCAAGGTCATGGCCGAGAACAACTACAAGGTTCAGGAGCTTCTCAAGAAGGGCATTCCGAGGATTCCAGAAGAGGGGAAGTGTGGCTGTGGGGATGTGCTGAAGACGATGTTCGTGTGA
- a CDS encoding ORC1-type DNA replication protein, with the protein MGDRGDYLTSIFEKYLHAKKIFKNKEVLRHSYTPKELPHRHEQIDELAHILVPVLRGETPSNVFVYGKTGTGKTVTVKFVTEELKKISEKYNIPVEVIYINCEIVDTHYRVLARIVNHFKAESGVEVPLVGWPTDEVYAKLKEVIDAKERFVIIVLDEIDKLIKKSGDDILYSLTRINTELSKAKVSIIGISNDLKFKEYLDARVLSSLSEEEVVFPPYDANQLRDILMQRAKEAFYEGVLDDAVVPLCAALAAREHGDARRALDLLRVAGEIAEREGASKVTERHVWKAQEKIEQDTMEEVIKTLPLHSKVLLYAIVMLDENGELPANTGDVYSVYKSLCDHLDVEPLTQRRVSDLINELDMLGIINAKVVSKGRYGRTKEIRLNVTPYMVKNIYRHDEQVRSLLTLTLSKQRRLF; encoded by the coding sequence ATGGGAGACAGGGGCGACTACCTGACGTCGATATTCGAGAAGTACCTCCACGCCAAGAAGATTTTCAAGAACAAGGAAGTCCTGAGGCACAGCTACACGCCAAAGGAACTCCCTCACAGGCACGAGCAGATTGACGAGCTGGCTCATATCCTCGTTCCGGTTTTAAGGGGTGAAACGCCCTCGAACGTCTTCGTCTACGGCAAGACCGGAACCGGTAAAACTGTGACGGTGAAATTCGTAACCGAAGAACTAAAGAAGATATCCGAGAAGTACAACATTCCCGTCGAGGTCATCTACATCAACTGCGAGATAGTCGACACCCACTACCGTGTTCTCGCGAGGATAGTCAACCACTTCAAGGCTGAAAGTGGTGTGGAGGTTCCCCTCGTCGGCTGGCCGACCGATGAGGTCTACGCCAAGCTGAAAGAGGTTATAGACGCGAAGGAGCGCTTTGTAATCATCGTTCTGGACGAGATAGACAAGCTCATCAAGAAGAGCGGAGACGACATACTCTACTCCCTCACGAGGATAAACACAGAACTCTCAAAAGCGAAGGTCAGCATAATCGGCATCTCAAACGACCTCAAGTTCAAAGAGTATCTCGATGCCCGCGTTCTTTCAAGTTTGAGCGAGGAGGAAGTCGTTTTCCCGCCCTACGATGCCAACCAGCTCCGGGACATTCTCATGCAGCGCGCAAAGGAGGCCTTCTACGAGGGCGTTCTCGACGATGCGGTAGTGCCACTCTGTGCTGCCCTGGCCGCTCGCGAGCACGGCGACGCGAGGAGGGCTCTGGATTTGCTCCGCGTCGCCGGTGAAATAGCGGAGCGCGAGGGGGCGAGCAAAGTAACCGAAAGGCACGTCTGGAAGGCGCAGGAGAAGATTGAGCAGGACACGATGGAGGAAGTCATAAAGACCCTCCCGCTCCACTCGAAGGTCCTCCTCTACGCGATAGTCATGCTCGACGAGAACGGTGAGTTGCCAGCCAACACCGGCGACGTTTACTCCGTCTACAAGTCCCTCTGCGACCACCTCGACGTCGAGCCCCTCACTCAGAGGCGCGTGAGCGACCTAATCAACGAGCTCGATATGCTCGGCATAATCAACGCCAAGGTCGTGAGCAAGGGGCGCTACGGCAGAACCAAGGAGATAAGGCTAAACGTCACACCCTACATGGTTAAGAACATCTACCGCCACGACGAGCAGGTTAGAAGCCTGCTCACGCTCACCCTCTCCAAGCAGAGGAGGTTGTTCTGA
- a CDS encoding DNA-directed DNA polymerase II small subunit: protein MLIEDLIKNKYLITPSAYYLLEPHYKRDFTLAELIKFAKARGTFVIDSSIAEAFLTEKGLFSTGELTEQTPLEVSEEEPLEASQEEIHEDFAESDEIPVPETVTASRPEEIPSSEDFESAEASGSISTGDVVESEVSTASSEGESFEPAEIVGETSISTGTTPELRQSPTSNPVEEPISSEISEDESFVSTGTLESAEPEDSVIGSPDESLTEVVEDSLPLESNGNGNGYGNYADSEEYYENGENGNGVKPKIVYGDYGIPIAYVGEDVEGEKSYSTYKDVVIKPREGFHYRAKEIPDDWELAFDVKNVKFEAPKVKNAASKEGEIIIQAYSSYFKSRLRKMRRIFRENPEIGTVIDIAKLSYVRDDEVTIIGLVNDKRETAKGYMFEVEDATGRVKVFLGRDKENASQAYNAIMPDSVVAFRGQPGRGIFFANRVFLPDVPKFRREKPPLEEKVYAILLSDIHVGSNKFCEKAFEKFLEWLNGEVNSRAEEELVSRIKYMIIGGDVVDGVGIYPGQYNELAIPDIFDQYEALANLLRNVPDHITMFIGPGNHDAARTALPQPGFYEEYAKPIYKLKNAVIISNPAVINLHGREFLIAHGRGIEDVVDFIPGRTHHKPAEAMVDLLKLRHLAPTFGNKVPIAPDPEDTLVIESVPDLFQAGHVHVMEHRVYNGVFVINSGTWQAQTEFQKMVNIVPTPARVPIIDVETARLRAVVSFEQFCEGV, encoded by the coding sequence ATGCTGATTGAGGATTTAATCAAGAATAAATATTTAATAACTCCATCTGCCTACTACCTCCTCGAACCCCACTACAAGAGGGACTTCACTCTGGCGGAGCTGATAAAGTTCGCCAAAGCTCGGGGGACCTTCGTCATAGACTCCTCCATAGCCGAGGCCTTTCTCACCGAGAAGGGTCTCTTTTCCACTGGAGAGCTCACTGAGCAGACCCCCCTTGAGGTCTCTGAGGAAGAGCCTCTTGAGGCTTCTCAGGAGGAAATACATGAGGACTTTGCTGAATCTGATGAAATTCCCGTTCCCGAAACTGTTACCGCCTCTCGGCCCGAAGAAATTCCTTCTTCTGAAGACTTTGAATCCGCGGAAGCATCGGGTTCTATTTCCACTGGAGATGTTGTGGAAAGCGAAGTTTCTACGGCTTCTTCTGAGGGAGAGAGCTTTGAACCCGCTGAAATTGTTGGCGAGACTTCAATTTCCACTGGAACTACCCCTGAATTGAGGCAATCTCCTACCTCTAATCCTGTTGAAGAACCAATTTCCAGCGAGATTTCAGAGGATGAGAGTTTTGTTTCCACTGGAACGCTTGAATCCGCGGAACCCGAAGATAGTGTCATCGGCTCTCCAGATGAGTCACTAACAGAGGTCGTCGAGGACTCACTTCCACTGGAATCCAATGGAAACGGCAACGGCTATGGAAACTACGCCGATAGTGAGGAGTACTATGAGAACGGCGAGAACGGAAACGGGGTGAAGCCAAAAATCGTCTACGGTGATTACGGGATTCCCATAGCGTACGTCGGAGAAGACGTCGAGGGTGAGAAGAGCTACTCCACCTACAAAGACGTCGTGATAAAGCCTAGGGAGGGCTTCCACTACCGCGCGAAGGAGATTCCCGACGACTGGGAGCTCGCCTTCGACGTCAAGAACGTGAAGTTTGAGGCCCCGAAGGTCAAGAACGCCGCGAGCAAAGAGGGCGAAATAATAATCCAGGCCTACTCGAGCTACTTCAAGTCGAGGCTCAGGAAGATGCGCAGAATCTTCCGCGAGAACCCCGAAATCGGGACGGTCATAGACATCGCGAAGCTGAGCTACGTCCGGGACGACGAGGTCACGATAATCGGCCTCGTCAACGACAAGCGCGAAACGGCGAAGGGCTACATGTTCGAGGTGGAAGATGCAACCGGACGGGTTAAGGTCTTCCTCGGCAGGGACAAGGAGAACGCTTCACAGGCCTACAACGCGATAATGCCCGATTCTGTTGTTGCCTTCCGCGGTCAGCCGGGCAGGGGAATCTTCTTCGCCAACCGCGTCTTCCTCCCGGATGTGCCGAAGTTCAGGCGCGAGAAGCCTCCACTGGAAGAGAAGGTCTACGCGATTCTGCTGAGTGACATCCACGTCGGTTCGAACAAGTTCTGCGAGAAGGCCTTCGAGAAGTTCCTTGAGTGGCTCAACGGCGAGGTCAACAGCAGGGCCGAGGAAGAACTCGTGAGCAGGATTAAGTACATGATAATCGGCGGTGACGTCGTTGACGGCGTCGGCATCTACCCCGGCCAGTACAACGAGCTGGCCATTCCCGACATCTTCGACCAGTACGAGGCATTGGCCAATCTCCTCCGCAACGTTCCCGACCATATAACCATGTTCATCGGCCCGGGCAACCACGACGCCGCGAGGACCGCTCTGCCACAGCCCGGCTTCTACGAGGAGTACGCCAAGCCGATATACAAGCTCAAAAACGCCGTGATAATAAGCAACCCCGCTGTGATAAACCTCCACGGCAGGGAGTTCCTCATCGCCCACGGAAGGGGCATAGAGGACGTCGTTGACTTCATCCCCGGGAGAACGCACCACAAGCCCGCCGAGGCGATGGTTGATTTGCTCAAGCTCCGCCACCTTGCGCCGACCTTCGGTAACAAGGTTCCCATAGCTCCCGACCCCGAGGATACACTCGTCATCGAGAGCGTTCCGGACCTCTTCCAGGCCGGCCACGTCCACGTTATGGAGCACAGGGTTTACAACGGCGTTTTCGTCATCAACAGCGGAACCTGGCAGGCCCAGACCGAGTTCCAGAAG
- a CDS encoding proteasome assembly chaperone family protein, with protein sequence MEEKPVKLVLPEVKNPIFIEGYPGIGLVGHIAGNFLAKELGMEMIGYVESPFIPPMSIVLEGKPNPPLRFYGKNNIIVAIADVYVPPTLVNEIAKELASYLSEMKAEKVISIGGIGIGFFKEKMEVWGVGAREELNRELEEAGAKILQYGSIMGMSGKLLWEAGKRGLNAYVLLGETFGDRPDPRAAANVIEVLKKLTPIDVSTEPLIKEAEMIEEQLRKMHEQMEQARKKEMKQYESLYL encoded by the coding sequence ATGGAGGAGAAACCAGTCAAGCTCGTCCTGCCGGAGGTAAAGAACCCTATATTCATCGAGGGTTACCCGGGAATAGGCCTCGTGGGTCACATAGCGGGCAACTTCCTGGCTAAAGAACTCGGAATGGAGATGATAGGCTACGTCGAGAGCCCGTTCATCCCGCCGATGAGCATAGTCCTCGAAGGGAAACCCAACCCACCGCTCCGCTTCTACGGCAAGAACAACATAATCGTGGCCATCGCCGACGTCTACGTCCCCCCAACGCTGGTGAACGAGATAGCGAAGGAGCTCGCGAGCTACCTCAGTGAGATGAAGGCCGAGAAAGTAATCTCCATCGGCGGAATCGGCATAGGCTTCTTCAAGGAGAAGATGGAAGTGTGGGGCGTCGGCGCGAGGGAAGAGCTCAACAGGGAGCTCGAAGAGGCCGGAGCGAAGATACTCCAGTACGGCTCGATTATGGGAATGAGCGGAAAGCTCCTCTGGGAGGCCGGAAAGAGAGGCCTGAACGCCTACGTGCTCCTCGGCGAGACGTTCGGAGACAGGCCCGACCCGAGGGCCGCTGCCAACGTCATCGAGGTCCTCAAGAAGCTAACGCCTATTGACGTCTCGACGGAACCGCTCATCAAGGAGGCGGAGATGATTGAGGAACAGCTCAGGAAGATGCACGAGCAGATGGAGCAGGCGAGGAAGAAGGAGATGAAGCAGTACGAGAGCCTCTACCTGTGA
- a CDS encoding MFS transporter, which translates to MNIQSLGYRALLKNGNVKALLLAYSLNIFAVSYLIGYYLNITLASIGGPALVGLFATISNVFAGFLPLVAGAFADSHGRRYVILVSAVLEVLALLSLALVAGSGGKLIVLPAVMLSASFTASSPALFSLVGESVPQDCMGKGMSLLFMASSASGILSYIAFGSMIGRISNSRLFALSALFVLISILFYLRVSETVERRAGRTFERFREALEGVTLLKEPPLKLFMAYLCFELFVSSIASPFVPMFLQKVYSLSVSQISWLYSAIGFATLMGAFIAGYVVDRIGSLDSLILKDSLSVPLLVLFALAPFSGAFLSLAALAFIEQLNVASNRYVVENTRWEHRGLILGFKSSLAKLSAVPGPAIGTILWGIGPELAFLLPALLTPLGILILLKLKSLQTVSRGF; encoded by the coding sequence TTGAACATTCAAAGTCTTGGCTACAGGGCACTGCTGAAGAACGGCAACGTCAAAGCCCTTCTTTTAGCCTATTCTCTAAACATTTTCGCGGTGTCTTATCTCATCGGCTACTACCTGAACATAACTCTTGCTTCAATCGGCGGCCCGGCTCTCGTGGGCCTCTTCGCGACAATCAGCAACGTCTTCGCGGGCTTCCTGCCCCTCGTTGCCGGCGCTTTCGCCGATTCGCACGGAAGAAGATATGTGATTCTCGTGTCTGCTGTTCTTGAGGTGCTGGCGTTGCTTTCCCTCGCTCTCGTGGCCGGTTCCGGAGGTAAGTTAATCGTTCTGCCGGCTGTAATGCTCAGCGCCTCTTTTACAGCCTCCTCCCCGGCGCTGTTCTCCCTCGTGGGCGAGTCCGTACCACAAGACTGCATGGGAAAGGGCATGTCGCTCCTCTTCATGGCGAGCAGTGCCTCCGGAATCCTGAGCTACATCGCCTTTGGCTCCATGATTGGAAGGATTAGCAACTCCCGCCTTTTTGCCCTCTCGGCCCTGTTTGTTCTGATTTCCATTCTTTTCTACCTCCGCGTTTCTGAAACTGTGGAAAGAAGGGCTGGCAGAACCTTTGAGAGGTTTAGGGAAGCCCTTGAAGGAGTAACCCTGCTTAAAGAGCCCCCATTGAAACTTTTTATGGCCTACCTCTGCTTTGAGCTGTTCGTCAGTTCGATAGCGTCTCCCTTTGTCCCGATGTTCCTTCAGAAAGTTTACTCGCTCAGCGTTTCCCAGATTTCTTGGCTTTACTCCGCCATAGGCTTCGCAACCCTTATGGGGGCGTTTATCGCCGGCTACGTTGTAGACAGAATTGGCAGTTTGGACTCCCTAATACTGAAGGACTCCCTTTCTGTACCCCTGCTGGTTCTCTTTGCACTCGCTCCGTTCTCGGGCGCCTTCCTGTCCCTGGCAGCTCTTGCCTTCATCGAGCAGCTCAACGTCGCCTCCAACAGATACGTGGTCGAGAACACCAGATGGGAGCACAGGGGCCTTATTCTGGGTTTTAAATCATCTCTGGCGAAACTCTCCGCGGTTCCGGGGCCTGCGATAGGAACTATTCTCTGGGGCATCGGTCCGGAGCTGGCGTTCCTCCTGCCTGCGTTGTTAACGCCCCTTGGAATTCTAATCCTCCTTAAACTCAAGTCCCTACAAACAGTGAGCCGAGGCTTTTGA
- a CDS encoding DNA-binding protein, which produces MVPVEIRDIVLDWLRSGKDDANDIVDLPWEVKQLEPNLYVAEHPKMPFTLLLSFGEGFIRLLAPMGLETFSMTNDEKLKVYHALLKLNADVNLMKFILMGMNDDVYLAVDLDTSDLGKAEFNDALSALLVGLLSAVSALNLEEEFEALLKERVLAMVYERLRKGASREELLDFLVSRVGMPRNEALALLAGVLPEEQDRGYL; this is translated from the coding sequence GTGGTTCCTGTGGAGATTAGGGATATTGTTCTCGACTGGTTGCGCTCGGGCAAGGACGATGCCAACGACATCGTCGACCTGCCCTGGGAAGTTAAGCAACTTGAACCGAACCTCTACGTCGCGGAGCACCCCAAGATGCCCTTCACACTGCTTCTCTCGTTCGGAGAAGGCTTCATACGACTGCTGGCCCCTATGGGTCTTGAAACGTTTTCCATGACCAATGACGAAAAGCTCAAGGTCTACCACGCACTCCTCAAGCTGAACGCGGATGTTAATCTTATGAAGTTCATCCTCATGGGCATGAACGACGACGTTTACCTGGCTGTTGACTTAGACACGTCAGACCTCGGCAAGGCGGAGTTCAACGACGCCCTCTCGGCCCTTCTTGTTGGTCTGCTCTCAGCCGTTTCGGCGCTCAACCTCGAGGAGGAGTTTGAAGCCCTGCTAAAGGAGCGCGTGCTTGCGATGGTCTACGAGAGACTTCGCAAGGGTGCGAGCAGGGAAGAGCTTCTTGACTTTCTGGTTTCCCGTGTGGGGATGCCCAGGAACGAGGCTTTAGCTCTTCTCGCCGGGGTTCTTCCCGAAGAGCAGGATAGGGGCTACCTTTGA
- the nucS gene encoding endonuclease NucS translates to MPKVELRENPSPEEIKLLVDSAVSSEGMLTIFARCRVHYDGRAKSELGPGDRVIIVKPDGSFLIHQKEKREPVNWQPPGSVVRLELRGKPVLISVRRKPRETLEVELDEVYLITVFHAEDYEELALTGSEAEMAELIFEKPEVIEPGFKPLYREKPIKHGIVDVLGVDKDGNLVVLELKRRRADLHAVSQLKRYVETLREEHENVRGILVAPSLTSGAKKLLEKEGLEFRKLEPPKRGRKSKGRQLKLF, encoded by the coding sequence ATGCCCAAGGTTGAGCTCAGAGAGAACCCGTCTCCAGAGGAAATAAAGCTCCTCGTTGATTCGGCCGTTTCCTCCGAGGGGATGCTGACGATCTTCGCCCGCTGCCGGGTTCACTACGACGGCAGAGCAAAGAGCGAGCTCGGCCCCGGCGACAGGGTGATAATCGTCAAGCCCGACGGCTCTTTCCTCATACACCAGAAGGAGAAGCGCGAGCCGGTCAACTGGCAGCCTCCGGGGAGCGTCGTTAGGTTGGAGCTCCGTGGAAAGCCCGTTCTCATCTCGGTCAGGCGGAAGCCGAGGGAAACGCTGGAGGTCGAGCTCGACGAGGTCTACCTGATCACGGTCTTCCACGCTGAAGACTATGAGGAGCTCGCTTTGACCGGTAGCGAGGCCGAGATGGCCGAGCTGATCTTCGAGAAGCCGGAGGTTATAGAACCCGGCTTCAAGCCCCTCTACCGCGAGAAGCCGATCAAGCACGGCATCGTTGATGTCCTGGGCGTTGATAAAGACGGAAACCTCGTCGTTCTCGAGCTGAAGCGCAGGAGAGCGGATCTGCACGCGGTCAGCCAGCTCAAGCGCTACGTCGAAACCCTCCGTGAGGAGCACGAGAACGTCCGGGGTATTTTAGTTGCCCCTTCGCTCACCTCCGGCGCCAAAAAACTGCTCGAAAAAGAAGGCCTTGAGTTCAGGAAGCTCGAACCGCCGAAGAGGGGCAGAAAATCGAAGGGGAGACAGCTCAAGCTGTTTTAG
- a CDS encoding DUF473 domain-containing protein has protein sequence MEAVILAGIARRVLDELLRNPYRTIELRSARNVLAIEEAIDEALRLFLTYDPFDDVSTGTKGLLAELIEAKELETRVPWEESDEREITVCRAKVKLVGLGRVVEVERRDGILLARVRELFPHEMSMG, from the coding sequence ATGGAGGCGGTAATCCTTGCTGGAATCGCGAGACGGGTTTTGGACGAGCTCCTGAGGAACCCCTACAGGACGATAGAGCTCAGAAGCGCGAGGAACGTTTTGGCCATCGAGGAGGCGATAGACGAGGCCCTCCGGCTGTTCCTCACCTACGACCCCTTCGACGACGTCTCCACCGGAACCAAAGGTCTTCTCGCGGAGCTGATAGAGGCCAAAGAGCTTGAAACGAGGGTCCCCTGGGAGGAGAGCGACGAGAGAGAAATCACCGTCTGCAGGGCGAAGGTGAAGCTGGTCGGCCTCGGGCGGGTTGTAGAGGTCGAGAGAAGGGACGGAATCCTCTTGGCGAGGGTCAGGGAATTGTTCCCGCACGAGATGAGCATGGGCTAA